From Amycolatopsis sp. YIM 10, the proteins below share one genomic window:
- a CDS encoding cupin domain-containing protein, whose amino-acid sequence MRVSEEELRRRTIRRTDFVSCDQAFIDCRTPGSDRKENYSMIGPGVTQSAGQVVNLREAHGFNIGAAAMPGGITNNLHLHFTAEVFLCFRGEFLLRWGADGRDGELVLREGDIASLPTWIFRGFTNIGPDDGWLFTALGHDDTGGIIWGPSVLREAEEHGLFLTADNTLVDTVAGDERPPEDELVKPMTEEQIAGLRKYTPEQMRSKVATPEDLAWSSEPFLDSRLPGGGAQLALVIGYGMTEDPEQEPRIFKPHGHNIAWLRAEPGQGVRAHRHSRTQVLMVKDGEWEVTLNLHDEVSVRLGPWDLLSVPAGAWRSLRNTGDGTASLVVINGGDGRVRLEWDDEVVKAAADEGVAIDHDGYLAPHALVPRPIG is encoded by the coding sequence ATGCGAGTGTCCGAGGAGGAGTTGCGGCGGAGGACCATCCGGCGCACCGACTTCGTGTCCTGCGACCAGGCCTTCATCGACTGCCGGACCCCGGGGTCCGACCGCAAGGAGAACTACTCGATGATCGGGCCCGGCGTGACGCAGAGCGCCGGGCAGGTGGTCAACCTGCGCGAGGCCCACGGCTTCAACATCGGGGCCGCGGCGATGCCCGGCGGCATCACCAACAACCTGCACCTGCACTTCACCGCCGAGGTCTTCCTGTGCTTCCGCGGCGAGTTCCTGCTGCGCTGGGGCGCCGACGGCCGCGACGGCGAGCTGGTGCTGCGCGAGGGCGACATCGCCTCGCTGCCCACCTGGATCTTCCGCGGCTTCACCAACATCGGCCCTGACGACGGCTGGCTGTTCACCGCGCTCGGGCACGACGACACCGGCGGGATCATCTGGGGCCCGTCGGTGCTGCGCGAGGCCGAGGAACACGGGCTGTTCCTGACCGCCGACAACACCCTGGTCGACACGGTGGCCGGTGACGAACGCCCACCGGAGGACGAGCTGGTCAAGCCGATGACCGAGGAGCAGATCGCCGGGCTGCGCAAGTACACGCCCGAGCAGATGCGGTCGAAGGTCGCCACGCCGGAGGACCTGGCCTGGTCCAGCGAACCGTTCCTCGACAGCAGGCTGCCCGGCGGCGGCGCGCAGCTGGCGCTGGTGATCGGGTACGGCATGACCGAGGACCCCGAGCAGGAGCCCCGGATCTTCAAGCCGCACGGGCACAACATCGCCTGGCTGCGCGCGGAACCCGGCCAGGGCGTGCGCGCGCACCGGCATTCGCGGACGCAGGTGCTGATGGTCAAGGACGGCGAGTGGGAGGTCACGCTCAACCTGCACGACGAGGTGTCGGTGCGGCTGGGCCCGTGGGACCTGCTGTCGGTGCCCGCCGGTGCCTGGCGCTCGCTGCGCAACACCGGCGACGGCACCGCCAGCCTGGTGGTCATCAACGGCGGCGACGGCCGGGTCCGCCTGGAGTGGGACGACGAGGTGGTCAAGGCGGCCGCGGACGAAGGCGTCGCCATCGACCACGACGGTTACCTGGCCCCGCACGCGCTGGTCCCCCGGCCGATCGGATGA
- a CDS encoding LacI family DNA-binding transcriptional regulator — translation MAITSHDVARLAGVSQATVSRALRGDPRVTAATLDRVRRAAEALNYVPSEAGRSLSTRASRRVGVVISDLTNPFYPHLVGPLHDELERLDYRMMLFTERSESAIASERLLDRSIDGVVLATATLDSALPDELGRRGLPYVFLNRESANAHADSAVVDNEKGGRLVAAELAGLGHRDVAIISGPQDTSTGRDRELGFRLGLAEAGIALTEEHIRRGPFDFGTGYRALPELWALEPRPTAVFCGNDVTAIGALNAALRHGIRIPEDLTLIGFDDIPMAGWESFDLTTVRHDLHEMARASARMLVERIDHPELAPRKAGFTPELVRRGTHARRG, via the coding sequence ATGGCGATCACCAGCCACGACGTGGCCAGGCTGGCCGGGGTCAGCCAGGCGACCGTGTCACGCGCGCTGCGGGGCGACCCCAGGGTCACCGCGGCGACGCTGGACCGGGTCCGCCGCGCGGCGGAGGCGCTGAACTACGTGCCCAGCGAAGCCGGTCGCAGCCTGTCCACCCGTGCCAGCCGCCGGGTCGGCGTGGTCATCTCGGACCTGACCAACCCGTTCTACCCGCACCTGGTCGGCCCGCTGCACGACGAGCTGGAGCGGCTGGACTACCGGATGATGCTGTTCACCGAGCGCTCCGAATCGGCGATCGCCAGCGAGCGGCTGCTCGACCGCTCGATCGACGGCGTGGTGCTGGCCACCGCCACACTCGACTCGGCGCTGCCCGACGAGCTCGGCCGCCGCGGGCTGCCGTACGTCTTCCTCAACCGGGAGTCCGCCAACGCCCACGCCGACAGTGCCGTGGTGGACAACGAAAAGGGCGGCAGGCTGGTGGCCGCGGAACTGGCCGGGCTGGGGCACCGCGACGTGGCGATCATCAGCGGCCCGCAGGACACCTCGACCGGCCGGGACCGCGAACTGGGGTTCCGGCTTGGCCTGGCCGAGGCCGGGATCGCGCTGACCGAAGAGCACATCCGGCGCGGCCCGTTCGACTTCGGGACCGGTTACCGCGCGCTGCCCGAGCTGTGGGCGCTGGAGCCCCGTCCGACGGCGGTGTTCTGCGGCAACGATGTGACCGCGATAGGCGCGCTCAACGCCGCACTGCGCCACGGGATCCGGATCCCGGAGGACCTGACGCTGATCGGCTTCGACGACATCCCGATGGCCGGGTGGGAGTCGTTCGACCTGACCACCGTGCGGCACGACCTGCACGAGATGGCCCGCGCGTCGGCGCGCATGCTCGTCGAGCGCATCGACCACCCGGAATTGGCCCCGAGAAAGGCCGGATTCACCCCGGAACTGGTGCGGCGGGGCACGCACGCGCGACGCGGCTGA
- a CDS encoding DegT/DnrJ/EryC1/StrS aminotransferase family protein, with the protein MPFTYPISKPSLGGNELAYVTEAVTGNWISSQGPNVAKFESAFAEYNGMARGVSCSSGTTALTVALRALGVGPGDEVLVPEFTYVASAWSVTYLGATPVFVDCGDDLTVDVTQLEAKITARTKVIMPVHVYGRQCDMATIMRLAHEYGLRVVEDTAEAHGVRPVGDIACFSLFANKIITAGEGGICLTDDPWLAGQMAHLRGLGASSEHSYLHRKVAYNFRLTNLQASVALAQVERLDEILALRAAIEKRYQAGLEGIDGLTPMPPRDVLWMFDVLAEDREGLREYLAGEGIDTRPFFIPMSRQPMYFDPDWASLKAAAFSAKGLYLPTYTDLSESDQDYIIGRIRRFYGAN; encoded by the coding sequence ATGCCTTTCACCTACCCGATCTCCAAGCCCAGCCTCGGGGGCAACGAGCTGGCCTACGTCACCGAGGCCGTCACCGGGAACTGGATCTCTTCACAGGGCCCGAACGTCGCGAAGTTCGAAAGTGCCTTCGCCGAGTACAACGGCATGGCCCGCGGGGTGTCCTGCTCCTCGGGGACGACGGCGCTGACGGTGGCGCTGCGGGCGCTGGGCGTCGGGCCGGGCGACGAGGTGCTCGTGCCGGAGTTCACCTACGTGGCCTCGGCCTGGTCGGTGACCTATCTCGGGGCCACCCCGGTGTTCGTGGACTGCGGTGACGACCTGACCGTGGACGTGACACAGCTCGAAGCGAAGATCACCGCGCGCACCAAGGTGATCATGCCGGTGCACGTCTACGGCAGGCAGTGCGACATGGCCACGATCATGCGGCTGGCCCACGAGTACGGGCTGCGGGTGGTCGAGGACACGGCCGAGGCGCACGGGGTGCGCCCGGTGGGCGACATCGCCTGCTTCTCGTTGTTCGCGAACAAGATCATCACCGCCGGGGAGGGCGGCATCTGCCTGACCGACGACCCGTGGCTGGCCGGTCAGATGGCGCACCTGCGCGGGCTTGGTGCCAGCAGCGAGCACAGCTACCTGCACCGGAAGGTGGCCTACAACTTCCGGCTCACCAATCTGCAGGCCAGTGTCGCGCTGGCGCAGGTGGAGCGGCTGGACGAGATCCTGGCCCTGCGCGCGGCCATCGAGAAGCGCTACCAGGCCGGGCTGGAGGGCATCGACGGCCTCACCCCGATGCCGCCGCGCGACGTGCTGTGGATGTTCGACGTGCTCGCCGAAGATCGGGAAGGGCTCAGGGAGTACCTGGCGGGCGAAGGCATCGACACGCGGCCGTTCTTCATCCCGATGAGCAGGCAGCCCATGTACTTCGACCCGGACTGGGCCTCGCTGAAGGCCGCCGCGTTCTCCGCGAAGGGCCTGTACCTGCCGACCTACACCGATCTGTCGGAAAGCGACCAGGACTACATCATCGGCCGCATCCGCCGGTTCTACGGGGCCAACTGA
- a CDS encoding glycosyltransferase family 4 protein, which yields MSALPGEALILVENLSVPFDRRVWQECTTLRDAGWGVHVICPQGTKRDTEAEVTVDGVHILRYPLRAATGGPAGYLQEYGSALWHTFRLARKLGRIDVVHACNPPDLLFLVALPLKRRGAKFIFDQHDLCPELYLSRFDRGEDFLYRAVRLLERRTYWTADVVIATNESYKEVAVRRGGKSPDDVFVVRSAPVVERFHQVPVEPELKKGKPHLLAYLGVMGPQDGVDYALRALARLRDELGRTDWHAVFIGAGDAFDAMVALSGRLGLDDQVEFTGRISDEDLLRYLSAADVCLSPDPLNPLNDVSTMNKIMEYMAMSRPIVSFDLREARVSAGEAALYAKSNDEGEFAKLIAHLLDSPEERERMGELGRARVAGPLSWENSQKALLAAYAAAVR from the coding sequence ATGTCGGCCTTGCCTGGTGAAGCCCTGATCCTCGTCGAGAACCTGTCCGTGCCGTTCGACCGCCGTGTCTGGCAGGAGTGCACCACGCTCCGGGACGCGGGCTGGGGCGTGCACGTCATCTGTCCACAAGGGACGAAGCGGGACACCGAGGCGGAGGTGACCGTCGACGGGGTGCACATCCTGCGGTACCCGCTTCGCGCCGCCACCGGTGGTCCGGCCGGATACCTCCAGGAGTACGGATCCGCGCTGTGGCACACCTTCCGGCTCGCCCGCAAGCTGGGCCGGATCGACGTGGTGCACGCCTGCAATCCGCCGGACCTGCTGTTCCTGGTCGCGCTCCCGCTCAAGCGGCGGGGCGCGAAGTTCATCTTCGACCAGCACGATCTCTGCCCCGAGCTGTACCTGTCGCGGTTCGACCGTGGTGAGGACTTCCTGTACCGCGCGGTCCGCTTGCTGGAACGCCGGACCTACTGGACGGCCGACGTGGTCATCGCGACCAACGAGAGCTACAAGGAAGTCGCGGTGCGACGCGGCGGCAAGTCGCCGGACGACGTATTCGTGGTGCGCAGCGCGCCGGTGGTCGAGCGGTTCCACCAGGTCCCGGTCGAGCCGGAACTGAAGAAGGGCAAGCCGCACCTGCTGGCCTACCTCGGCGTGATGGGCCCGCAGGACGGCGTCGACTACGCCTTGCGGGCGCTCGCCCGCCTGCGCGACGAACTCGGCCGCACCGACTGGCACGCCGTGTTCATCGGCGCCGGGGACGCCTTCGACGCCATGGTGGCCTTGTCGGGGCGGCTCGGGCTCGACGACCAGGTCGAGTTCACCGGCCGGATCTCCGACGAAGACCTGCTGCGCTACCTTTCCGCGGCCGACGTGTGCCTTTCGCCGGACCCGCTGAACCCGCTCAACGACGTCTCGACCATGAACAAGATCATGGAATACATGGCGATGAGCCGCCCGATCGTCTCTTTCGACCTGCGCGAGGCGCGGGTTTCGGCCGGCGAGGCCGCGTTGTACGCCAAGTCCAACGACGAAGGGGAATTCGCGAAGCTGATCGCGCACCTGCTGGACTCGCCGGAGGAGCGGGAACGGATGGGGGAGCTGGGGCGGGCGCGCGTCGCCGGGCCGCTTTCGTGGGAGAACTCCCAAAAGGCCCTGCTCGCGGCCTACGCGGCGGCGGTTCGTTGA
- a CDS encoding exopolysaccharide biosynthesis protein gives MVGQVLRGRWRTLVVLAALGAVVGAGSSLLLSPGYRTTASVLLQGPREADELLTQAEVATSSVVLDRTAAVLGGTGAELRDKVATSVAQGNVVTIEATGDTAEQAQRMADQLAQEFVKYSTQIIAGSGDAAVQLAQERRETLRQQVTQTNQRISELSAKVDDGTTTVESLQLRTELQGLRSSIEQAMSALNAADTASGLGNMVVLGSAELPASAAAPTVEQLVLGGAALFFLLGLLGHLFAARTDRRLRDEGEIAGALGGPVLATVEVVDELPVTDGEPSLRTRLLRDDRPWNVPRVDVFPDEIDDDVHFHRLEARLSPQRHLVVTAEDDHLGRKAAGRITGDRFTVVTVNPVRPVVQDTDAEEALVVVSVGSRTAWELVGIAEACADAGLAVAGAALIRPVRPTRVREELPVEHEALAGTP, from the coding sequence ATGGTCGGGCAGGTGCTGCGCGGGCGGTGGCGGACCCTGGTGGTCCTCGCCGCGCTCGGTGCCGTGGTCGGTGCGGGTTCGTCGCTCCTCCTTTCTCCCGGCTACCGGACCACCGCCAGCGTGCTGCTCCAGGGGCCGCGCGAGGCGGACGAACTGCTCACCCAGGCCGAAGTGGCGACCAGCTCGGTGGTGCTCGACCGCACCGCGGCCGTGCTCGGCGGGACCGGAGCCGAACTGCGGGACAAGGTGGCCACCTCGGTCGCGCAGGGCAACGTGGTCACCATCGAGGCCACCGGGGACACCGCCGAGCAGGCGCAGCGGATGGCCGACCAGCTCGCGCAGGAGTTCGTGAAGTACTCCACCCAGATCATCGCCGGTTCCGGTGACGCCGCCGTGCAGCTGGCGCAGGAACGCCGCGAAACGCTGCGCCAGCAGGTCACGCAGACGAACCAGCGGATCAGCGAACTCTCCGCGAAGGTCGACGACGGCACGACCACCGTGGAGAGCCTTCAGCTGCGCACCGAGTTGCAGGGCCTGCGCTCGTCGATCGAGCAGGCGATGTCCGCGCTGAACGCGGCCGACACCGCCAGCGGTCTCGGCAACATGGTCGTGCTGGGCTCGGCCGAGCTACCGGCCTCGGCTGCCGCGCCCACCGTGGAGCAGCTGGTGCTCGGCGGCGCGGCGTTGTTCTTCCTGCTCGGGCTGCTCGGGCACCTGTTCGCCGCCCGCACCGATCGGCGGCTGCGTGACGAGGGGGAGATCGCCGGGGCGCTCGGCGGACCCGTGCTGGCCACCGTCGAGGTCGTGGACGAGCTGCCCGTCACGGACGGCGAGCCGTCCCTGCGCACCAGGCTCCTGCGTGACGACCGGCCGTGGAACGTGCCCCGCGTGGACGTTTTCCCCGACGAGATCGACGACGACGTCCACTTCCACCGGCTGGAGGCCCGGCTCTCGCCACAGCGGCACCTGGTGGTGACCGCCGAGGACGACCACCTCGGGCGGAAGGCCGCCGGGCGGATCACCGGGGACCGGTTCACCGTGGTGACGGTCAACCCCGTCCGGCCCGTCGTCCAGGACACCGACGCCGAAGAAGCGCTCGTTGTGGTGAGCGTCGGCTCCCGGACCGCCTGGGAACTGGTCGGCATCGCCGAAGCCTGCGCGGACGCCGGGCTCGCGGTCGCGGGCGCCGCCCTGATCCGCCCGGTCCGGCCCACCCGCGTCCGCGAGGAGCTGCCCGTCGAGCACGAAGCGCTGGCGGGTACCCCGTGA
- a CDS encoding Wzz/FepE/Etk N-terminal domain-containing protein, whose amino-acid sequence MTSAGREPLIDLQRLVVAVRRRRRFWLATALLGLIAGGLVAVLLPSPPTAVAKILVIHPDDSPTDSGTLMRTDVAVLETTKIAAEALGKLGSTQAPEEFLKDYEGLGLTNNVLQLTVKGGTGDEAIARAQAIADAFITEYVARNQEAAAAEQKALLDQRDKAQEELTPIESDIVAEEAKRGGANPAQLERLYSRRAELTSKISDYDGRAQEAGIGTPKVAAGTGVVDAPRILPRSLLKTIATDTGIGFALGLFGGLALAAVTSVVRDRPVLRREISEHLGASVLAQLPKPPRWWFRARAVRRRQRVAVTLARTVREDGGSVSLLDLGARRTTAALAVDMARELAEAGPVSLVDDLPEANLRALAGDVEVLDRGDAPGGERRIGVGSIEPGTSWTDLEFLGKETILVVRAGYANTEWLHTVARQLADRRIPIIGVVVVDPDPRDHTDGTLWDGLHTALRGRSAPERPLATLNGTRARPPMPYRRPENHDNAGAR is encoded by the coding sequence GTGACGAGTGCCGGGAGAGAACCGCTCATCGATCTCCAGCGGCTGGTCGTCGCGGTCCGGCGGCGACGGCGTTTCTGGCTGGCCACCGCGCTGCTGGGGCTGATCGCCGGCGGCCTGGTCGCGGTGCTGCTGCCGTCGCCGCCCACCGCGGTGGCGAAGATCCTGGTGATCCATCCCGACGACTCGCCGACCGACAGCGGGACGCTGATGCGCACCGACGTCGCCGTGCTGGAGACCACGAAGATCGCCGCCGAGGCGCTCGGGAAGCTGGGCAGCACCCAGGCACCGGAGGAGTTCCTCAAGGACTACGAGGGACTCGGGCTGACGAACAACGTCCTCCAGCTGACGGTCAAGGGCGGGACCGGCGACGAAGCGATCGCCCGCGCGCAGGCGATCGCGGACGCCTTCATCACCGAGTACGTCGCCCGCAACCAGGAGGCGGCGGCCGCCGAGCAGAAGGCCCTGCTGGATCAGCGGGACAAGGCGCAGGAGGAACTCACGCCGATCGAATCGGACATCGTCGCCGAGGAAGCCAAGCGCGGCGGCGCGAATCCGGCCCAGCTGGAGCGGCTGTACTCGCGCCGGGCGGAGCTGACCTCGAAGATCTCCGACTACGACGGCCGCGCGCAGGAGGCAGGTATCGGCACGCCCAAGGTCGCGGCGGGCACCGGGGTCGTGGACGCGCCGAGGATCCTGCCGCGGTCGCTGCTCAAGACCATCGCCACCGACACCGGGATCGGCTTCGCGCTCGGGCTGTTCGGCGGGCTGGCGCTCGCCGCGGTCACCAGCGTGGTGCGGGACCGGCCGGTGCTGCGGCGCGAGATCTCGGAACACCTCGGTGCCTCGGTGCTGGCGCAGTTGCCCAAACCGCCCCGGTGGTGGTTCCGGGCGCGTGCGGTCAGGCGGCGGCAGCGGGTCGCGGTGACGCTGGCCAGGACCGTCCGCGAGGACGGCGGCTCGGTGTCGCTGCTCGACCTCGGTGCCCGCCGGACCACCGCCGCGCTCGCCGTCGACATGGCACGCGAACTCGCGGAGGCGGGACCGGTCTCACTCGTCGACGACCTGCCCGAGGCGAACCTGCGAGCGCTCGCCGGGGACGTGGAAGTCCTGGACCGAGGTGACGCACCTGGCGGCGAGCGCCGTATCGGCGTCGGTTCGATCGAGCCGGGGACATCGTGGACCGATCTCGAATTCCTCGGCAAGGAGACGATCCTCGTCGTGCGTGCCGGGTACGCGAACACCGAGTGGCTGCACACCGTCGCGCGGCAGCTGGCGGACCGGCGGATCCCGATCATCGGCGTCGTGGTGGTCGATCCCGATCCGCGCGACCACACAGACGGCACGCTGTGGGACGGCCTGCACACCGCCCTGCGCGGACGATCGGCGCCGGAGCGGCCGCTCGCCACGCTGAACGGCACGCGCGCCCGCCCGCCGATGCCGTATCGGCGTCCTGAAAACCATGACAACGCCGGAGCCAGGTAG
- a CDS encoding GyrI-like domain-containing protein codes for MTDSVLNGSPDRIRREDVAVMERTGRDELSEMQALWAGFEDLVGLRGRKMYARADEREGTYTVCTPVKPEDDPAGLGLRVGTLPGGWYLRGRLVGEPPGLYGRIAPGFDELMAVAEPDEARPLVEFYRRYDQVELWLPIRE; via the coding sequence ATGACTGATTCGGTGCTGAACGGCTCGCCGGACCGCATCCGGCGTGAGGACGTCGCGGTGATGGAGCGGACCGGGCGGGATGAGCTGTCCGAGATGCAGGCGCTCTGGGCGGGCTTCGAGGATCTGGTGGGCCTGCGCGGGCGCAAGATGTACGCGCGGGCCGACGAGCGGGAGGGCACGTACACGGTCTGCACGCCGGTGAAGCCGGAGGACGATCCGGCGGGCCTGGGCCTGCGGGTCGGCACCCTGCCCGGCGGCTGGTACCTGCGCGGCAGGCTGGTCGGCGAACCGCCCGGACTCTACGGCCGGATCGCACCCGGGTTCGACGAACTCATGGCCGTCGCGGAGCCGGACGAGGCGAGGCCGCTGGTCGAGTTCTACCGCCGCTACGACCAGGTGGAGTTGTGGCTGCCGATCCGGGAGTGA
- a CDS encoding nucleotide sugar dehydrogenase, giving the protein MKISVFGLGYVGCVSAACLAGRGHEVVGVDVNPVKVDLVSRGRAPVVEERIGELTAEVVDAGALRATTDARRAVADSEISLICVGTPSSPNGSLSTTFLERVAEEIGGALKDKTTRHTVVFRSTMLPGTCLDLLVPILEKSSGRTAGVDFGVAVNPEFLREGSSVRDFFDPPKTVIGELDPASGDVVAKLYEGLPGEVFRVAIPVAEMTKYADNSFHGLKIGFANELGAICRALGLDSHQVIDVFLTDRKLNISAAYLRPGFAFGGSCLPKDLRGLVYAARRADVAIPILSHVLPSNTEHLQRAFDLVVRTGKRKVGLFGLSFKPGTDDLRESPLVELAERLHGKGYDLRIYDANVSLSRLMGANREYIEARLPHLGQLLAGSVEEVLEHAEVCLIGCTDPEVLAALPAGDGHQIIDLVRVPDADRRRAEEGYVGLAW; this is encoded by the coding sequence ATGAAGATCAGCGTCTTCGGGCTCGGTTACGTCGGTTGTGTGTCGGCGGCGTGCCTGGCCGGACGCGGGCATGAAGTTGTCGGGGTCGACGTGAACCCGGTGAAAGTCGACCTCGTTTCCCGCGGCCGGGCGCCGGTGGTCGAGGAGCGCATCGGGGAACTGACCGCCGAGGTCGTCGACGCGGGCGCGCTGAGAGCCACGACCGACGCGAGACGGGCGGTCGCGGACAGCGAGATTTCCCTGATTTGCGTCGGTACCCCGTCCTCGCCCAACGGCAGCCTGTCGACCACGTTCCTCGAACGCGTGGCCGAGGAGATCGGCGGGGCGCTCAAGGACAAGACCACCAGGCACACCGTGGTCTTCCGCAGCACGATGCTGCCCGGCACCTGCCTGGACCTGCTGGTCCCGATACTGGAAAAGTCCTCCGGCCGCACCGCGGGCGTCGATTTCGGCGTGGCGGTGAACCCGGAGTTCCTGCGCGAGGGCAGCAGCGTCCGGGACTTTTTCGACCCGCCCAAAACCGTCATCGGCGAACTCGACCCGGCCAGTGGTGACGTCGTGGCGAAACTGTACGAAGGACTTCCCGGCGAGGTTTTCCGCGTCGCGATCCCGGTCGCCGAGATGACGAAGTACGCCGACAATTCCTTCCACGGACTCAAGATCGGTTTCGCGAACGAGCTGGGTGCGATCTGCCGCGCGCTCGGGCTCGACTCGCACCAGGTGATCGACGTTTTCCTGACCGATCGCAAGCTCAACATCAGCGCGGCCTATCTGCGTCCGGGGTTCGCCTTCGGCGGCTCGTGCCTGCCCAAGGACCTGCGCGGCCTGGTCTACGCCGCGCGCCGGGCGGACGTCGCGATCCCCATCCTGTCCCACGTGCTGCCCTCCAACACCGAACACCTCCAGCGGGCGTTCGACCTGGTGGTGCGCACCGGGAAGCGCAAGGTCGGGCTGTTCGGCCTGTCGTTCAAGCCCGGCACCGACGACCTCCGCGAGAGCCCGCTCGTCGAACTCGCGGAACGCCTCCACGGCAAGGGGTACGACCTCCGGATCTACGACGCCAACGTCAGCCTCTCCCGGCTGATGGGCGCCAACCGCGAGTACATCGAGGCCAGGCTGCCGCACCTCGGCCAGCTGCTGGCCGGTTCCGTCGAAGAGGTGCTCGAGCACGCCGAGGTCTGCCTCATCGGCTGCACCGACCCGGAGGTGCTCGCCGCGCTCCCGGCCGGCGACGGCCACCAGATCATCGATCTCGTCCGCGTACCCGACGCCGACCGGCGCCGGGCTGAAGAGGGATATGTCGGCCTTGCCTGGTGA
- a CDS encoding glycosyltransferase, which translates to MSSSQRPILFVSSVGSGLINTMLVLADELSRRNVENLWFATDEMRRSDVESIDSGTPVEFFSLGEHHPDVLSENWDDETYRRVTQRSRFKARRAIIEKNIDPRQRVPKYRKLEEAVEKIRPALMVIDCMCQYGIELAITKKIPYVLNVPFLPSNVLVSYVPFGKSYAPRKFPVPHSGLPYEQNLVQNLQNRLMQFRTIAMGMSSKMRKQWMEDAEVRKELGISPEVAGQFARVEKAELALVHTVRELDYPLTIPDNVKLVGALLPPLPQAPGSELDDWLSAHESVIYIGLGTNTRLTVDQVGAVVEVARRLEGRHHVLWKLPKPQQRWLPGELPANVRVESWVPSQLDVLAHDNVKLFVGHAGGNGFSEGIHFGKPQVLRPMWVDTYDQARRGQDFGVSLTLDKPWELHADDLLDKIERVLADDSFRVNAEKYAELFAAAGGRRQAADLILGLPAMEQD; encoded by the coding sequence ATGAGTTCGAGTCAGCGGCCGATTCTGTTCGTGAGTTCGGTCGGCAGCGGGCTGATCAACACGATGCTCGTGCTCGCCGACGAGCTGTCCCGCCGCAACGTCGAGAACCTGTGGTTCGCCACGGACGAGATGCGGCGGTCCGATGTGGAATCGATCGATTCGGGCACCCCGGTCGAGTTCTTCTCACTCGGTGAGCACCACCCCGACGTGCTTTCGGAGAACTGGGACGACGAGACCTACCGCAGGGTGACGCAGCGGTCGCGGTTCAAGGCGCGCCGGGCGATCATCGAGAAGAACATCGACCCCCGGCAGCGGGTGCCGAAGTACCGCAAGCTGGAAGAGGCCGTGGAGAAGATCCGGCCGGCGCTGATGGTGATCGACTGCATGTGCCAGTACGGCATCGAACTCGCCATCACCAAGAAGATCCCGTACGTGCTCAACGTGCCGTTCCTGCCCAGCAACGTACTGGTTTCCTACGTGCCCTTCGGCAAGTCGTACGCTCCGCGCAAGTTCCCGGTGCCGCATTCCGGGCTGCCCTACGAGCAGAACCTCGTGCAGAACCTGCAGAACCGGCTGATGCAGTTCCGCACGATCGCCATGGGAATGTCGTCGAAAATGCGCAAGCAGTGGATGGAGGACGCCGAGGTCCGCAAGGAACTGGGCATCTCGCCCGAGGTGGCCGGCCAGTTCGCCCGGGTGGAAAAGGCCGAGCTGGCCTTGGTGCACACGGTCCGCGAGCTGGACTACCCGCTGACCATTCCGGACAACGTGAAGCTGGTCGGGGCGCTGTTGCCGCCACTGCCGCAGGCGCCCGGGAGCGAACTGGACGACTGGCTCTCCGCGCACGAGTCGGTGATCTACATCGGACTCGGCACGAACACCCGGCTCACCGTCGACCAGGTCGGCGCGGTGGTGGAGGTGGCGCGGCGGCTCGAAGGCAGGCACCACGTGCTGTGGAAGCTGCCGAAGCCGCAACAGCGGTGGCTGCCGGGCGAACTCCCGGCGAACGTGCGCGTCGAAAGCTGGGTACCGTCCCAATTGGACGTTCTGGCCCACGACAACGTGAAGCTCTTCGTCGGGCACGCGGGCGGCAACGGCTTCTCCGAGGGAATCCACTTCGGCAAACCCCAGGTGCTGCGGCCGATGTGGGTGGACACCTACGACCAGGCCCGCCGCGGCCAGGACTTCGGCGTGTCCCTCACCCTGGACAAGCCATGGGAACTGCACGCCGACGACCTGCTCGACAAGATCGAGCGCGTGCTCGCCGACGACTCGTTCCGCGTCAACGCGGAGAAGTACGCCGAACTGTTCGCCGCGGCGGGCGGGCGGCGCCAGGCGGCCGACCTGATCCTCGGCCTCCCCGCGATGGAACAGGACTGA